From one Mycobacterium colombiense CECT 3035 genomic stretch:
- a CDS encoding IS481 family transposase, protein MSHGNARLTVHGRQLLVDRVLTGGRKPAHVAAELGVSRQCVYRWVRRFLDEGSAGLIDRSSRPHRCPHRTPPDVESAVVALRISARRGQQWIADELGVPARTVSAILRRHQLPYLRDCDPLTGAVIRASKATTVRYERSRPGELIHMDVKKIGRIPDGGGWKAHGPQMGRSSLAKKARIGYDYVHSAIDDHSRLAYSEILPDEKGATCAAFLVRAANYFCTCGITTIERVITDNHFSYRRSNDVAGVIAGLGAKHVFIKPHCPWQNGKVERYNRTLQTEWAYRQVFITNDARCAALAPWLQHYNNQRRHSAIGGQPPISRLSPM, encoded by the coding sequence GTGTCTCACGGTAATGCTCGGTTGACCGTTCACGGTCGACAACTTCTCGTCGATCGTGTCCTCACCGGTGGACGTAAACCCGCTCACGTCGCTGCCGAGCTCGGTGTGTCTCGGCAATGTGTCTATCGATGGGTGCGCCGATTTCTCGATGAGGGTTCTGCTGGCCTGATTGATCGGTCCTCGCGTCCCCATCGTTGCCCGCACCGCACACCACCCGATGTGGAGTCCGCTGTCGTCGCGTTGCGCATCTCGGCACGCCGTGGTCAGCAGTGGATCGCCGACGAGTTGGGCGTGCCGGCCCGCACGGTCAGCGCGATCCTGCGCCGCCACCAGCTGCCGTACTTGCGTGACTGCGACCCGTTGACCGGGGCGGTGATCCGAGCATCAAAAGCCACCACTGTGCGCTACGAGCGATCGCGTCCCGGCGAGCTGATTCACATGGACGTCAAAAAGATTGGACGTATACCCGACGGCGGCGGATGGAAGGCTCACGGTCCGCAGATGGGCCGAAGCAGCCTCGCCAAGAAAGCTCGCATCGGATACGACTACGTGCACTCAGCCATCGACGACCACTCCCGCTTGGCGTATTCCGAGATCCTTCCCGACGAGAAGGGCGCCACCTGCGCAGCATTTCTGGTCCGCGCTGCCAACTACTTCTGCACCTGCGGGATCACCACCATCGAACGCGTGATCACTGACAACCACTTCAGCTACCGACGATCCAACGACGTCGCCGGAGTCATCGCCGGTCTCGGCGCCAAGCACGTCTTCATCAAGCCGCACTGTCCCTGGCAGAACGGCAAGGTGGAGCGCTACAACCGCACCCTGCAGACCGAATGGGCCTACCGGCAGGTGTTCATCACCAACGACGCCCGCTGCGCAGCCCTTGCGCCCTGGCTACAGCACTACAACAATCAACGCCGCCACTCAGCAATCGGAGGCCAGCCCCCGATCAGCCGACTGTCACCAATGTGA
- a CDS encoding M18 family aminopeptidase — protein MFNMSGGPRNQAKSSASAQGLCDFIDASPSPFHVCATVAARLIAAGYTELSEAKPWPSEPGRYFTVRAGSLVAWNSQAPDGPFRIVGAHTDSPNLRVKQHPDRVVAGWRVVALEPYGGAWLNSWLDRDLGISGRLSVRADDEDGGVAHRLVRIDEPILRVPQLAIHLAEDRKSLTLDPQRHVNAVWGVGDAPRSFVDYVAHRAGVAASDVLAADLMTHDLTPAAVIGADGDLLSAPRLDNQASCYAGLEALLAVERAGAYLPVLVLFDHEEVGSSSDHGAQSDLLGTVLERIVLAAGGSREDYLRRRPVSLLASADMAHATHPNYPERHEPGHPIAVNAGPVLKVHPNLRYATDGRTAAAFALACRQAGVDLQRYEHRADLPCGSTIGPLTSARTGIPTVDIGAAQLAMHSARELMGAHDVAAYSAAMQAFLSAD, from the coding sequence ATGTTCAACATGTCCGGCGGACCTCGAAACCAGGCGAAGTCCTCAGCGAGTGCGCAAGGACTCTGCGATTTCATCGACGCCTCTCCGTCGCCATTTCATGTGTGCGCCACGGTGGCCGCTCGGCTGATCGCTGCCGGATACACCGAACTGAGCGAGGCTAAACCCTGGCCGTCCGAGCCCGGGCGCTACTTCACCGTGCGGGCGGGCTCGCTGGTGGCCTGGAATTCGCAAGCGCCCGACGGCCCGTTCCGAATCGTGGGTGCACACACGGACAGTCCGAACCTCAGGGTCAAGCAGCACCCCGACCGGGTTGTCGCCGGCTGGCGGGTGGTGGCGCTGGAACCCTATGGGGGCGCGTGGCTCAACTCGTGGCTGGACCGCGATCTGGGCATCAGTGGGCGGCTCTCGGTGCGCGCGGACGACGAGGACGGCGGGGTCGCGCACCGGCTGGTGCGGATCGACGAGCCCATCCTTCGGGTGCCGCAGCTGGCGATTCACCTGGCCGAGGACCGCAAGTCGCTGACGCTGGACCCGCAGCGTCACGTCAATGCGGTGTGGGGTGTCGGCGATGCGCCGCGGTCGTTCGTCGATTACGTCGCGCACCGCGCCGGCGTGGCGGCGTCCGACGTGCTGGCCGCCGACCTGATGACCCACGATTTGACCCCCGCCGCGGTGATCGGCGCCGACGGGGACCTCCTGAGCGCGCCCCGGCTGGACAACCAGGCGAGTTGCTATGCGGGACTGGAGGCGCTGCTGGCCGTGGAGCGGGCCGGCGCCTACCTGCCGGTGCTGGTGCTCTTCGATCACGAGGAGGTCGGGTCGTCGTCGGATCACGGCGCCCAATCCGACCTACTGGGTACCGTCCTGGAACGAATCGTGCTGGCGGCGGGCGGTAGTCGCGAGGACTACCTGCGCCGGCGGCCGGTCTCGCTGCTGGCCTCGGCGGACATGGCGCACGCCACCCACCCCAACTACCCCGAGCGGCACGAGCCCGGCCACCCGATCGCGGTCAACGCGGGGCCGGTGCTCAAGGTGCACCCGAATCTGCGCTACGCCACCGACGGCCGCACCGCCGCGGCGTTCGCGCTGGCCTGCCGGCAGGCCGGAGTGGACCTGCAACGCTACGAACACCGGGCCGACCTGCCGTGCGGATCGACCATCGGACCGTTGACCTCCGCGCGGACCGGCATCCCCACCGTCGACATCGGGGCCGCCCAACTGGCGATGCACTCCGCGCGCGAATTGATGGGCGCGCACGACGTAGCCGCCTACTCGGCCGCGATGCAGGCGTTCCTTTCCGCCGACTAG
- a CDS encoding Dyp-type peroxidase, with the protein MHVPPVQPQPILAPLTPAAIFLVVTIDDGGEAAVHDALPDIPGLVRAIGFREPQKRLSAIASIGSDAWDRLFSGPRPAELHRFPELTGPRHTAPATPGDLLFHIRAESLDVCFELADRILKSMAGAVTVVDEVHGFRYFDNRDLLGFVDGTENPDGALATSATAIGDEDPDFAGSCYVHVQKYLHDMSSWNAIPVTEQERVIGRTKLDDIELDDDVKPGNAHIALNVITDDDGTELKIVRHNMPFGELGKSEYGTYFIGYSRTPQVTERMLRNMFLGDPPGNTDRILDFSTAVTGGLFFSPTLDFLDDPPPLPAAPVAETPVAQNGSLSIGSLKGTTS; encoded by the coding sequence ATGCACGTGCCCCCCGTCCAGCCGCAACCCATCCTCGCGCCGCTGACCCCCGCGGCCATCTTCCTGGTGGTGACCATCGACGACGGCGGGGAGGCGGCGGTGCATGATGCGCTGCCCGACATTCCCGGGCTGGTGCGCGCGATCGGATTCCGCGAACCGCAGAAGCGGTTGTCGGCGATCGCCTCGATCGGCTCCGACGCGTGGGATCGCCTGTTCTCCGGACCGCGGCCCGCCGAACTGCACCGCTTTCCCGAGCTGACCGGTCCGCGGCACACCGCGCCCGCCACACCCGGGGATCTGCTGTTCCACATCAGGGCCGAGAGCTTGGACGTCTGCTTCGAGCTGGCCGACCGGATCCTCAAATCGATGGCCGGCGCGGTCACCGTGGTCGACGAGGTGCACGGTTTCCGCTACTTCGACAACCGCGACCTACTCGGATTCGTTGACGGCACCGAGAACCCGGACGGCGCGCTGGCCACCAGCGCCACCGCGATCGGCGACGAGGACCCCGACTTCGCCGGGTCTTGCTATGTGCACGTGCAGAAGTACCTGCACGACATGTCGTCGTGGAATGCGATCCCGGTCACCGAGCAGGAGCGTGTGATCGGCCGCACCAAGCTCGATGACATCGAGCTCGACGACGACGTCAAACCGGGCAACGCCCACATCGCGCTGAACGTGATCACCGACGACGACGGCACCGAGCTGAAGATCGTGCGGCACAACATGCCGTTCGGCGAGCTCGGCAAGAGCGAATACGGCACCTACTTCATCGGCTATTCACGCACGCCGCAAGTCACCGAACGGATGTTGCGCAACATGTTCCTCGGCGACCCGCCCGGCAACACCGACCGCATCCTGGACTTCTCCACGGCGGTCACCGGCGGGCTGTTCTTCTCCCCCACCCTCGACTTTCTCGATGACCCACCGCCGCTGCCCGCAGCGCCGGTGGCGGAAACGCCTGTTGCCCAGAACGGCTCACTTTCGATCGGCAGCCTGAAAGGAACCACCTCATGA
- a CDS encoding family 1 encapsulin nanocompartment shell protein, translated as MNNLYRDLAPVTDAAWEEIELEATRTFKRHIAGRRVVDVSEPGGPVTAAVSTGRLASVASPTDGVEAHLRESKPLVRLRVPFTLSRYEIDNVERGANDSDWDPVKEAAKKLAFVEDRAIFEGYAAASIEGIRSASSNKSLTLPADPREIPDVITQAISELRLAGVDGPYSVLLAADVYTKVSETTEHGYPILEHIDRLVPGDIIWAPAIDGAFVLTTRGGDFDLQLGHDVSIGYTSHDADTVQLYLQETLTFLCYTAEASVPLSP; from the coding sequence ATGAACAACCTCTACCGCGACCTGGCACCGGTCACCGACGCCGCTTGGGAAGAAATCGAATTGGAGGCGACCCGCACCTTCAAGCGCCACATCGCCGGGCGCCGGGTGGTCGACGTCAGCGAGCCCGGCGGCCCGGTGACGGCCGCGGTGAGCACCGGACGGCTGGCCAGCGTGGCGTCCCCCACCGACGGCGTGGAGGCACACCTGAGGGAAAGCAAACCCCTTGTCCGGCTGCGTGTTCCGTTCACATTGTCGCGGTACGAGATCGACAACGTCGAGCGGGGCGCCAACGACTCCGACTGGGACCCGGTCAAGGAGGCGGCCAAGAAGCTGGCGTTCGTGGAAGACCGGGCCATCTTCGAGGGCTACGCCGCGGCGTCCATCGAGGGCATCCGCTCGGCCAGCTCGAACAAGTCCCTGACTCTGCCGGCGGATCCGCGCGAGATTCCCGACGTCATCACCCAGGCGATCTCCGAACTCCGGCTGGCCGGTGTCGACGGCCCGTACTCGGTGCTGCTGGCGGCGGACGTCTACACGAAGGTCAGCGAGACGACCGAACACGGCTATCCGATCCTCGAACACATCGACCGGCTGGTCCCCGGAGACATCATCTGGGCGCCGGCCATCGACGGCGCCTTCGTGCTGACCACCCGCGGCGGCGACTTCGATCTGCAGCTCGGGCACGACGTGTCGATCGGATACACCAGCCATGACGCGGACACCGTGCAGCTCTATCTTCAGGAGACGCTGACCTTCCTGTGCTACACCGCCGAGGCGTCCGTCCCGCTCAGCCCGTAG
- a CDS encoding SDR family NAD(P)-dependent oxidoreductase, translating into MTTSLAGSTALVTGATSGIGREIALQLAARGAEVVVQGRNAERGAKTVRDIENAGGKARFVAADLNVADDVRRLAAEAGPVDILINNAGIYEFGPTAATDDATFDEHVNVNLRAPYILVQQLVPAMAARGNGAVVSVSTLAASVATRGAGIYGATKAGVEQLTRVWADEFGESGVRVNAVAAGPTETPGAAALPGVLDTIAAITTLQRVADASEIASAVVFLASPESSYVNGTILHATGGQRAIVA; encoded by the coding sequence ATGACAACATCTTTGGCCGGATCGACCGCATTGGTGACCGGCGCGACATCGGGGATCGGCCGGGAAATAGCGCTGCAGCTGGCGGCTCGCGGCGCCGAGGTAGTGGTGCAGGGCCGCAACGCCGAACGGGGCGCCAAAACCGTTCGTGATATTGAAAACGCCGGCGGCAAAGCCCGTTTCGTCGCCGCCGACCTCAATGTCGCCGACGATGTCCGGCGGTTGGCCGCCGAGGCGGGGCCGGTGGACATCCTGATCAACAATGCCGGAATCTACGAGTTCGGCCCCACGGCGGCCACCGATGACGCGACCTTCGACGAACACGTCAACGTCAACCTGCGTGCGCCGTACATCCTGGTGCAGCAGTTGGTACCGGCCATGGCCGCTCGGGGCAACGGCGCGGTGGTCAGCGTGAGCACTCTGGCCGCATCGGTAGCGACGCGCGGCGCGGGGATCTACGGGGCCACCAAGGCCGGTGTGGAGCAGCTGACCCGCGTGTGGGCCGATGAATTCGGCGAGTCGGGGGTGCGGGTGAATGCGGTGGCCGCGGGTCCGACCGAGACGCCCGGCGCAGCCGCGCTTCCCGGAGTGCTCGACACGATCGCGGCGATCACCACGCTGCAGCGCGTGGCCGATGCCAGCGAAATCGCCAGCGCCGTGGTGTTTCTCGCCTCCCCGGAGTCCAGCTACGTCAACGGCACCATCCTGCACGCAACCGGAGGCCAGCGAGCAATCGTCGCGTGA
- a CDS encoding MOSC and FAD-binding oxidoreductase domain-containing protein: protein MGELVSVNVGMPKNVQWRDKTVYTGIWKTPVEGPVMARRLNIDGDGQGDLAGHGGEQRAVMVYQSESYDFWKTYLGRDDLQPGHFGENFTVTGLADADVCIGDRYRIGDAEFEVTQPRVTCFRIGLRLDEPDMPNLLVAQHRPGFYFRVLREGSVRASDDIVRTRRGRHELSVADVDALLYLPDRNVETLRKAVDVPALSPGWQQSFHDLLAGRDGAAPPAAPPIEPGWRGFRALRVTQTRRESPQVLSIRLEADDQNPLPPALPGQYLTVKIGGAGKPAPLRSYSLSDDSSSGSYRISVKREGHGVVSRWLHEHIELGSVIMAAAPRGDFHLAEGSGPVVLFSAGIGATPVLAMLHALSAAGSRRDIWWLHTTRNRESQAFAEEVASLVGSLPHARQQVFYTETQGRLRRESLAALGLPTEATVYLCGPTQFMDDMRNDLIGIGFDPSRIHSELFGALPAINPGIVGSGERRPPHPPAGPPGTGPAITFARSGLTVDWSPRFRSILELAEACDVPTRFSCRSGVCHVCATGIISGATAYVQRPLEAPADGAVLICSAAPENDVVLDL from the coding sequence GTGGGCGAGCTTGTTTCGGTGAACGTGGGCATGCCGAAGAACGTGCAGTGGCGGGACAAGACCGTCTACACCGGGATATGGAAGACGCCCGTCGAGGGTCCGGTCATGGCGCGGCGGCTGAACATCGACGGCGACGGCCAGGGGGATCTCGCCGGCCACGGTGGGGAGCAGCGAGCCGTCATGGTCTACCAGAGCGAGTCGTACGACTTCTGGAAGACTTACCTGGGGCGCGACGACCTGCAACCGGGCCACTTCGGTGAGAACTTCACCGTCACCGGGCTTGCCGACGCCGACGTCTGCATCGGAGACCGCTATCGCATCGGCGATGCCGAGTTCGAGGTCACCCAGCCGCGTGTCACCTGCTTCCGGATCGGCTTGCGTCTCGACGAACCCGACATGCCCAATTTGCTTGTCGCCCAGCATCGCCCGGGCTTCTACTTCCGTGTCCTGCGCGAGGGCAGTGTCCGGGCCAGCGACGACATCGTGCGGACCCGCCGCGGCCGTCATGAACTGAGCGTCGCCGACGTCGATGCGCTGCTCTATTTGCCCGATCGCAACGTCGAAACGCTGCGCAAAGCCGTCGACGTCCCGGCGCTCAGCCCCGGCTGGCAGCAGTCTTTCCATGACCTGCTGGCCGGGCGCGATGGCGCGGCACCCCCGGCGGCGCCACCGATCGAACCCGGGTGGAGGGGATTTCGCGCCCTACGGGTCACCCAAACCCGCAGGGAGAGTCCGCAAGTGCTGTCGATCCGGCTCGAGGCCGACGACCAGAACCCACTGCCCCCGGCGCTTCCGGGCCAGTACTTGACGGTCAAAATCGGCGGCGCCGGCAAGCCCGCGCCGCTGCGCAGCTATTCCCTTTCCGACGATTCGTCGTCCGGCTCCTATCGCATCAGCGTCAAACGCGAGGGCCACGGCGTGGTGAGCCGCTGGCTGCACGAACACATCGAGCTGGGTTCGGTGATAATGGCGGCCGCCCCACGCGGCGACTTCCACCTCGCCGAGGGCAGCGGTCCGGTCGTGCTGTTCTCCGCCGGAATTGGGGCGACGCCGGTCCTGGCGATGCTGCATGCCCTGTCCGCGGCCGGGAGCCGGCGCGACATCTGGTGGCTGCACACCACTCGAAATCGCGAATCCCAAGCCTTCGCAGAAGAAGTCGCATCACTCGTCGGGTCGTTGCCACATGCTCGCCAACAAGTCTTCTACACCGAAACGCAGGGCCGGCTGCGCCGCGAATCCCTCGCGGCGTTGGGCCTGCCCACCGAGGCCACCGTTTACCTCTGCGGTCCAACGCAATTCATGGATGACATGCGGAACGACCTTATCGGCATAGGCTTTGACCCGTCCCGCATTCACAGCGAGCTGTTCGGAGCTCTGCCGGCGATCAACCCGGGCATCGTCGGGAGCGGGGAGCGCAGGCCGCCGCACCCGCCGGCCGGACCGCCCGGTACGGGGCCCGCGATCACCTTCGCGCGCAGCGGATTAACCGTCGACTGGTCTCCGCGCTTTCGGAGCATCCTGGAGCTGGCCGAAGCCTGCGACGTGCCCACCCGCTTCTCCTGCCGAAGCGGGGTGTGCCACGTGTGTGCCACCGGAATCATCAGTGGAGCAACCGCTTACGTTCAGCGACCGCTGGAGGCGCCCGCTGACGGGGCTGTCCTCATCTGCTCGGCCGCTCCCGAGAACGATGTGGTGCTGGACCTCTAG
- a CDS encoding SDR family oxidoreductase, whose product MVGRGSGIARAVALLAQSEGAQVVVAGRDEAKLADAYRDTDVTAETVDITDDGSIAALADRLGPVDHVVSTASARARGKLGDLERHQLQLSFDTKVIGPTMLAKYIAPQMNPGGSLVLFSGVHAFKLNVGYLGVGITNGAVDFLTRWLAVELAPIRVNAISPGVIDTGAWDSLGGEGKRKYFEHIADGNPVGRIGTPGDIAGAVLFAMTNTFLTGMTLKVDGGEPLT is encoded by the coding sequence GTGGTGGGCCGCGGCAGCGGAATCGCACGAGCCGTAGCGTTACTCGCGCAGTCCGAAGGCGCTCAGGTTGTGGTGGCCGGCAGGGACGAGGCCAAACTCGCCGACGCCTACCGCGACACTGACGTCACCGCCGAGACCGTCGACATCACCGACGATGGCTCGATCGCAGCTCTTGCGGATCGGCTGGGACCCGTCGACCACGTGGTGTCGACCGCGTCGGCCCGTGCCCGCGGGAAGCTGGGCGACCTGGAGCGCCATCAACTGCAGCTCTCGTTTGACACCAAGGTGATCGGTCCAACCATGCTGGCAAAATACATTGCGCCGCAGATGAACCCAGGCGGTTCGCTGGTGCTGTTCTCCGGCGTGCATGCCTTCAAGCTCAACGTTGGCTACCTGGGGGTGGGCATCACCAACGGTGCCGTTGATTTCTTGACGCGTTGGTTGGCGGTCGAGCTTGCGCCGATCCGAGTCAACGCCATCTCTCCCGGCGTCATTGATACCGGTGCGTGGGATTCCCTCGGCGGTGAGGGTAAGCGGAAGTACTTCGAACACATCGCCGACGGCAATCCGGTGGGTCGGATCGGCACGCCCGGCGATATCGCCGGCGCGGTCTTGTTCGCGATGACAAACACGTTCCTAACCGGAATGACATTGAAGGTGGACGGCGGCGAGCCGCTGACATAG
- a CDS encoding alpha/beta fold hydrolase, with amino-acid sequence MPAVHHRYATVDGHRLFYRESGDPAAPTVLLLHGFPTSSYMFRHLIPALADRYHVIAPDHLGFGLSDAPSVDEFDYTFDGLTDLTAGLLRGLGVERYAMYVQDYGAPIGWRLALRDPAAVTAIISQNGNGYDAGFVESFWKVVQAYQQDQTPATEAPVRQFLTLDATRWQYVTGVADETLVDPESWYHDFTLLSRPGNDLVQLKLFRDYATNAPLYPRVHEYFRASRVPLLAVWGRGDEIFGPAGAEAFADDLPDAEIHLLDGGHFLLESALDDVARLIRDFLARRVQT; translated from the coding sequence ATGCCTGCAGTTCATCATCGATACGCCACGGTCGACGGCCACCGGCTCTTCTACCGCGAATCCGGGGACCCCGCCGCTCCCACGGTGCTGCTGCTGCATGGGTTCCCGACCAGCTCGTATATGTTCCGCCACCTGATCCCGGCCCTCGCCGACCGTTACCACGTCATCGCGCCCGATCACCTGGGCTTCGGCCTGTCCGACGCGCCATCAGTCGACGAGTTCGACTACACCTTCGACGGGCTGACGGACCTCACGGCGGGTCTGTTGCGAGGCCTGGGCGTCGAACGCTACGCCATGTACGTCCAGGATTACGGCGCACCGATCGGCTGGCGGCTCGCGCTGCGCGACCCGGCCGCGGTCACCGCGATCATCAGCCAGAACGGCAACGGCTACGACGCGGGATTCGTGGAAAGTTTCTGGAAGGTCGTGCAGGCGTACCAGCAGGACCAGACGCCGGCCACCGAGGCACCGGTGCGGCAGTTCCTGACGCTCGATGCGACCCGCTGGCAGTACGTGACCGGCGTGGCCGACGAGACACTGGTCGATCCCGAATCCTGGTACCACGACTTCACGTTGCTGTCCCGTCCCGGCAACGACCTGGTGCAGCTGAAACTGTTTCGCGATTACGCCACCAACGCGCCCCTGTACCCGCGCGTGCACGAATACTTCCGGGCCAGCCGGGTGCCGCTGCTCGCGGTGTGGGGACGTGGCGACGAGATCTTCGGACCGGCCGGGGCCGAGGCGTTCGCCGACGACCTCCCCGACGCCGAAATACACCTGCTCGACGGCGGCCACTTTCTGCTGGAGTCCGCGCTCGATGACGTCGCACGGTTGATCCGGGACTTCCTCGCCAGGCGTGTCCAGACCTGA
- a CDS encoding TetR/AcrR family transcriptional regulator, producing the protein MAHPDVRDEQRLTAKGRATRDRIVQAAARLIVTEGLSACNMENVRRTASVSGSQLAHYFADKAALIRAVIRRQIGVVLDFHRQPALGGLSSFDDFERWIDLNMRYLRRIGYFGTPTYHALTAQLAKTDDTTRDALATGYRQWIDLLEQSIRRMKEDGLLVRDADPRRLALVIVAAHQGGGVLTFTYQEEWPHADAIRFAVNYLRLFATDSAERMPRAPRRPRGRRPARRAG; encoded by the coding sequence ATGGCCCATCCCGATGTTCGCGACGAACAACGGTTGACCGCCAAGGGGCGAGCCACCCGCGACCGGATCGTGCAGGCCGCCGCCCGGCTGATCGTCACCGAGGGCCTCTCGGCGTGCAACATGGAGAACGTGCGGCGCACGGCCTCGGTCAGCGGCTCACAGCTCGCCCACTACTTCGCCGACAAGGCGGCGCTGATCCGCGCGGTGATCCGGCGCCAGATCGGCGTGGTGCTGGATTTTCACCGCCAGCCCGCGCTCGGGGGGCTGAGTTCTTTTGACGACTTCGAGCGGTGGATCGATCTCAACATGCGCTACCTGCGCCGCATCGGGTACTTCGGCACGCCGACCTACCACGCGCTGACCGCCCAATTGGCGAAGACCGATGACACCACACGCGACGCGTTGGCCACCGGCTACCGGCAGTGGATCGACTTGCTAGAGCAGTCAATTCGGCGAATGAAAGAGGACGGGCTGCTCGTCCGCGACGCCGATCCGCGCCGGCTCGCGCTCGTGATCGTTGCCGCCCACCAGGGCGGCGGCGTGCTGACTTTCACCTATCAAGAGGAATGGCCGCACGCCGATGCGATCCGCTTCGCGGTGAACTACCTGCGCCTGTTCGCCACCGACAGCGCCGAACGAATGCCCCGTGCACCGCGCCGTCCGCGGGGGCGCCGGCCGGCGCGACGAGCGGGCTGA
- a CDS encoding TetR/AcrR family transcriptional regulator, producing MTERPAARFTRKGLATRARIVEVAARLMFERGVANTSLDQVRRAAGVGGSQISHYFSDKRDLTRHVVDARRNDVRAFHTQPRLAGLDSFDALQAWADACVSDIDAVYRVGGCVYGSLAGELIEADRELHDDLAAGYDQWIALFRAGLESMRERGDLRPDADARHLAVSLVAAHQGGAVITHATGDPQPLRAAVNAAVDYVRSFAPQPPSRKGRSAPSRRRRKA from the coding sequence GTGACTGAGCGGCCCGCTGCGCGGTTCACCCGCAAGGGACTGGCAACGCGCGCGCGGATCGTCGAGGTGGCCGCCCGGCTGATGTTCGAGCGAGGGGTCGCCAACACGAGCCTCGATCAGGTGCGGCGGGCCGCCGGGGTCGGCGGATCCCAGATCTCGCACTACTTCAGTGACAAGCGTGATCTGACCCGACACGTCGTCGATGCGCGCCGAAATGACGTGCGGGCCTTCCACACTCAGCCGCGGTTGGCCGGCCTGGACAGCTTCGATGCGCTGCAGGCATGGGCGGATGCCTGCGTGTCCGACATCGACGCCGTGTACCGGGTCGGGGGTTGCGTCTACGGCTCGCTGGCCGGCGAGCTGATCGAGGCCGACCGCGAGCTGCACGACGACCTCGCCGCGGGATACGACCAATGGATAGCGCTGTTTCGGGCCGGCCTCGAGTCGATGCGCGAGCGCGGCGACCTGCGCCCCGACGCCGACGCGCGCCATCTGGCCGTATCGCTGGTCGCCGCGCATCAGGGCGGCGCGGTGATCACCCATGCCACCGGCGATCCTCAGCCGCTGCGGGCGGCCGTCAATGCCGCCGTCGACTACGTGCGCTCTTTCGCGCCCCAACCCCCGTCGCGCAAGGGACGATCGGCGCCGTCGCGCCGCAGGCGTAAGGCCTGA
- a CDS encoding zinc-binding alcohol dehydrogenase family protein, which produces MRAIVLEKFGGLDSLVYTEIPKPLPKDGEVVIAVEGFGINHAELHMRRGEWAEAAEVSGIECVGFVDSCPGGEFPVGAKVAALMGGLGRSINGSYAEYTRVRAANVALIESDLPWSDLAALPETYAVAWTCLFRNLGLKSGQTLVLRGATSSFGQAALKMAVAAGVRVIATARRRDRFPMLEQLGASQVELERPDLAAHIAEAKSVDAVLDLVGNSTILDSLDLLRRGGTACLAGWLGGLDPIGDFNPLLRMASGVNWNFFGSFVFGTPGFPLSDVPLQDIARQVADGELDAKPSHIFSFDQIREAHRVMEAGEAGGKMVVVMQ; this is translated from the coding sequence ATGCGGGCGATCGTCCTGGAAAAATTCGGGGGGTTGGACAGTCTGGTCTACACCGAGATCCCCAAGCCGCTGCCCAAGGATGGCGAAGTCGTGATCGCCGTAGAGGGTTTCGGGATCAATCACGCCGAACTCCACATGCGGCGAGGCGAATGGGCAGAGGCCGCGGAGGTCAGCGGAATCGAGTGTGTCGGCTTCGTCGACTCATGTCCGGGAGGCGAGTTCCCGGTCGGCGCCAAGGTCGCCGCACTGATGGGAGGACTGGGCCGAAGCATCAACGGCAGCTATGCCGAATACACGCGGGTTCGCGCCGCAAATGTCGCCCTCATCGAGTCGGACCTGCCCTGGTCGGATTTGGCCGCCTTGCCCGAGACCTACGCGGTCGCCTGGACATGCCTGTTCCGCAACCTCGGCCTGAAATCCGGACAGACGTTGGTGTTACGCGGCGCAACCTCATCATTCGGCCAAGCCGCACTCAAGATGGCGGTCGCCGCCGGTGTGCGGGTCATTGCCACGGCGCGTCGCCGCGATCGCTTTCCGATGCTGGAGCAATTGGGCGCTTCGCAAGTCGAGCTGGAGAGGCCCGACCTGGCCGCCCACATCGCCGAAGCCAAAAGCGTCGACGCGGTCCTGGACCTGGTGGGCAACAGCACCATCCTCGACTCCCTGGACCTGTTGCGGCGCGGCGGCACGGCGTGCCTGGCCGGGTGGCTAGGCGGACTCGATCCGATTGGCGATTTCAACCCGCTGCTGCGCATGGCCAGCGGGGTGAACTGGAACTTCTTCGGCAGCTTCGTCTTTGGAACACCGGGCTTTCCGCTCTCGGACGTACCCCTGCAGGACATCGCCCGGCAGGTTGCCGACGGTGAGCTGGATGCGAAGCCGTCACACATCTTCTCTTTCGACCAGATCCGGGAGGCGCACCGCGTGATGGAGGCGGGAGAAGCCGGCGGGAAGATGGTCGTCGTCATGCAGTGA